TGATTAAGGAAGGTGACTGAAGATTACTTACGTTGTAAGGCTTCTCACGACCATTCTTGCGGCGAAGGTTAGCGTAGTACGAGTTGCGGTCCGAATTGCAGTACTCGAGCCATCCCAAAGCTACAAGAGTCATGTAAGTACTTAATACGAGAGACGTGGAACACAAATGTCTCACCTTCCGCTAGTGTACCTGTACCGAAGTTCAAGCAAAGGTAAGGCTCAGTGCCAACGACTTCACACCATTTCATAAACTCGTCGGTACCGAACTCGTTGCTCTCTGTGCCGATCCAAGCAAGTTCTGGCCTGTGTCGATCGTTAATATGCATAGACATACCAGGACCTGTCGATCGACCGTATCGAAGCGATCCCAACAGCCAGGTTTCTATTACCACCCGTACATAGAAATTAAACGGTTGCCTTACCTTGCAGGCCTCTGGTCTCTAGGACCAACGCCGTCTCTCCAGTCATAGGTTGCAACAAAGTTACCGCCTGGGTAACGGACCACAGGCACTTTCAATTCCTGAAATGCCTCAATGACGTCTTTACGGAAGCCGTTCTCGTCTGACAGTGGATTGCCAGGGTCGTAGATGCCGCCGTAAATGCATCGTCCCATGTGCCTAGACTTTGGTCAGCGCGGCTCTGCGCCCAATTTTGCCTTTTGCTAAGGGTCCATCAAAGCTTGTCGCTTACTCTGTGAAACCACCATAGATGTTCTCATTGATCTTTGCGATTTTGTTGGTCGGGTGGATGCTGATTGAGGGTTTCTCGCCCTCCGGAATACTCGTGAATGTCACCATGTTGAAAATAATCTGGTTGATGGATTAGACAGAACACAAACAGAGGCAGTGATTTTGAGACCGTGAATCTCCGTTAATAGTGGCATGATACCACGTGAAGTCGCTCAAAGCTCCGATGCATGCAATGAGGCGCGATATGCGCCGAAACTAGTACCTGAATCGGTTAGACATCTAGGTATGTGATTCGCGGATAAAAGCCGCCCAGCATTGCGATGGAGCGATGACGCTCTGTTTGCGACCTAGCCGTGTATGGGATGCTTACCGACGCCATACAATGAGCTCCAAAGCTTGGCCTAAGAAAAGCCACCAGTCGTCGCTTCATCATCTTCCCGAACCGGAGCCGCTTGACCTCATCAAGCAATCGGCGCACATGCACCGAGATGTGGGATACAGGAAATTGCGGGCAGCCGGTACAGCTAGACGGAAAAGCGGAGTCGTGGAGAGACCTGGGGAACTAGTTTCCTGGGTCATTCGACACGGCATCCTCGGTCGGCGGGAACAATGTGACATTGAGCAGGGCTACAAGGCACTTGCTGAAGACGTATAAAGTGGGTGTGGATCGCTGTGTGGGGTTACAATCTCCTTCTTGCAGCACTGCGGCTTCGAGAAAATTGATCATTCACGATGGCGCTTCCTCCCAAGTGGTACCAGGTAAGGGATCTTTGAAGCTCAGCATGTCCAAAGATTAGACGGCAAGCAACCGTGCGACGACGTTGGATGCGGGTGTATGTACAGGTACACAGTGTCAAACTTCGAATAGTTGCTGGTTCCAGTCTGGTCGAATCTCGGACATCGTTTGAGCAGTCTTCAGCGACAAGTCATGTACTGACAAGATTGCAGTTCCTGGTCGGTCTTTTCGCCTCGCTCGGGTCCCTCCTCTACGGTTACGATCTGGGTGTTATTGCGCAGGTCATTGCCTCGCAATCCTTCAACGCCGAATTCAAGCCTGAGACCAATGAAACTGGCGCGGTAGTGTCAGTCTTCACAGGCGGTGCCTTCTTCGGTGCTGCACTGGCTGGTTTCGCTGGTGACAGGCTTGGTCGTCGATGGACCATCTTCGTGGGTGCTATCATCTTCTGCCTCGGAGGAGCTCTCCAGACTGGAGCTCAGTCTCTTGCATACCTCTACTCTGGACGTGCTATCGCCGGTCTTGGGTAAGCAATCAAGTCACCAATACTAAGTTCTTAGCCACTGACAATTCTCTAGTGTCGGTACTCTTTGCATGATCATTCCTCTGTACCAGGCCGAGCTGGCTCACCCCAGCATTCGTGGACGTATCACTGCTCTCCAACAGTTTATGTTGGGCGTTGGTTCCTTATGCGCAGCCTGGATCTCTTACGGCACCTACATTGGATTCTCTCCCACCAACAACGGCCAATGGCGAACGCCTCTCGGTATCCAGGTCATTCCAGCTGTTCTTCTCGCAGCTCTTATTATGATATTCCCGGAAAGCCCTAGGTGGCTCATTGATCACGGTCACGTTGAGAAGGGTCTCCAGACCCTTGCTAGGCTCCACGCTCATGGTGATGAGAGTGACCCGTGGGTTCAGGCCGAGTTCCAGCAGATCCAGGACACCATCACTTTCGAGCATGAGCATGAAGCAAAGTCCTTCATCGAGCTGTTCAAGGACAAGTCTTGCTTCCGCAGGGTTTTCCTTGCTTGCGCGATCCAAGGTTCTGTTCAGATGACCGGTGTGTCCGCTATTCAGTATTATTCCGTTGAGATTTATTCTCAAATGGGTATTTCTGGTGATGATACTCTGAAGTACCAGGCCATCTCCTCCATCATTGCTCTGATTGCCCAAGCTCTGTGTATTCTGTTCATTGATCAATTCGGTCGTCGCTGGCCCCTTATCTTGGGTAATCTCGGAAACATGGTTACCTTCATCATCTCCACCATCATGCTAGCACTATTCCCTCCCGGCTCGAGCAACAACACTGCTGCCGCTTGGGGTTTCATCGTCATTACTTGGGTCTACAACTTCAGTTTTAGTGCCACCTGCGGACCGTTGTCTTGGATTATTCCCGCTGAGATTTTCGACACCAAGACGCGTTCGAAGGGTGTCGCGCTCGCCACAATGGTTTCTTTCGGTCTCAACACCATGATCGGACAGGTTACCGGAATTGCGATGAAGAGTATTGGCTGGAAGTTCTACCTGTTGTTCGTCGTAAGTATATCGCGTTCCGATCTCAGAGACTTGTTACTGACATAGTATGCAGGTCTGCAACTTGACCAACGCCATTTTCTTCTATTGCTTCCTGCCCGAGACCGCCAAGCGTCCTCTTGAAGAGATGAACTATCTGTTCACAAACGCCCCGCTATTCGTTCCTGGCATGAACAAGAGTGACTGGCAGAGCACCGACATCGAGCGTCGCGTTGCCGAAGTCGAGGCCAAGCAAGGATCCGTCTCACACCACGAGGTGACCGTTGCTTACGACCAGAATTTCTAAGTGAACAACACGTGCTGAACGTGCGATGGGCTTTGGTGGGCTCTTCCTCGCACCGAACAGTAATGGTAATATAGTAGAACAAAGAAAAGATAAGTTTCAAGCCTTCTCAGCACACCTGCCTGTGCAAACTATGACGCCGTGAATCTGTGAAACGCAAAAACTCACTTCCACGTCGAAACAATGCATGGTTACCGAATACAGCCATCAGATGTGGAAAAGAAGGTCATAATGCACAACACACGTACAGGAACAGCCCCACAGCGCGTTGGCTACATAGAGAAGCAGTCGGTGGCGCTGGGTTAGGATGTTGATTAGACGGGTTGCGGAGGTCGGCATATCTGCCGACCTCAGGCGAAGCTGTGTGCCCCACTTCAAATGGATGACTAGCATTCGTCTGTCGGACGTATTCTCAAACGTGTGTATTTCGTCGACTTCTTTTCCCAAACAAGAAGACCCTCTGCCAGGTTGCCGCAATACTCGAAGGCGCCGATGTTTTGATCTGTCACCAGTCTGGAAGAGGAGTCGGTTGCGATAGTTGCGCACTCGTTTCGGCATGCATACCTTACAGTTCTGCCGCTACCATGGTTATCTTTCCATTGTTGCAAATCATTTCGTCGCGAGGTGGCAGCGTTACTAGAAAAGTAGCTAGCAAGCAATGGGGCTGCATAGCCCTTTCTTAGTAGACTTTCATCTCTTTTGAGACGTCCCTTCGATGATTTGGCTGCTTTCATGCAGATCTGGGATTTCAGACGTACGCCAAGGCACCTCAACAATGCATCATAAACATCGATACCACATATTCGGTCCCGTCCAACAGGGCTGTCTCCACTTCACCAGCCAGACGCTCGAAAGGTTTTGAAGGTCCCAGAGTGAGCGGTTATCTCCCGCGCCAGCGTCTCATAATTCAAACTCACGGACGATGATGATTGGTCAACACCAAGTGCGCCGGTTGTGGCTGTGCCGGTTTCAGATCAATATTCATACGTTATACTCCGATCCTGCATCTCAGCACTCTCGCAACTGGGACTCGACGTTTGCTCTCCGTGCATCAACATAACGACTGACCTGTCATCACCGCCGGCCATATTGGATCAACGCATTGCCTCAACATGTGGTTTCGTAAGAAGGAGAGCGACATTGAGATGTCGGGGTTACAGGGGCAAAAACATTATCAGGGTCGTCCAGAAGAGACAGAGTACCGACCTTTGAATTGGAAGAAGATCTTTCTCTCACCAAAGTACATACGTACGTTTCCTCAGTCAGCCCTTTTAGCGCTGTTGCATGTCCAGCCCCTGATCGAGTCTCTAGCATGGCACATCTTGGGACTAGCCATCCTCATTGCGACTGTACTACTAACATTGTACCATGATGAGGTCGTTGATGTAAGTTGCCAACACATAACAAGCTCTTCGACAACAATGTTGACGCTGTGCTTCTCCAGACCCTCCGCCCCTTTTCAGAGAAGGTCCGTGACCTCGGACCAGCAGGATGGCTGATCCCCGTCGTCATCCTAGTCGTCATATCGTTTCCGCCACTTTTTGGTCACGAGATTATCGCTTTGTTGTGCGGTGTCGTTTACGGACTATGGGTTGGTTTCGCTCTTGTCGCAGCAGGCACATTCCTCGGTGAAGGCGAGTTTCCCATCTTGGTGAGGGTTCGACTCACGCTAACAACCACACAGTTGGCACTTGGTTTGCATTCAAGTATCTCTTCCGCCGCAAAGCGCTCAACCTCGAGCGCACAAACCTCAACTACGGCGCCATGGCGCGCCTGACCCGCGACGGAGGCTTTTTCATCGTTCTGATAATCCGACTCTCCGCAATCCCAGCGCATTTCTCGACCGCCGTTTTCTCAACCTGCGATGTCAAGTTCTGGCATTTTATCGTCGCCACCTTGCTCTCGCTGCCGAAGCAAATCTTTCTCGTGTACTTGGGCGTACTCCTTGTGCAGAAGGACAACGACGGCATGGTCAAGACTATCATGTTCGGTGCTGTGTTCTTGATCACGATTGCAATGGGGGCGTGGATCTGGGTCAAAATGGCCAAGATCAAGAAGGTGCTACTCGAAGAACAGGAGCAGAGGCGTGTGAAGAGTATGGAAAGCCAGGTGAACCTTGTGCCGGATGTGAAGAGCGCGTTCGAAATGCGCTACGATGATGAGCCAGCTGAGTTTACCGTGCAACCAACGCAGCCGACAAAGATGGTATGAGCGCTGTGCGCTCTCCGTCCGTCGTATTAGCAAAGCTTGAGCTGGCTTCAAGATTCCAGCGTAATGACATGATGGTTGGACTTTGATTTCTCTTGCTCGACGAGCCGCTAGCGATCGCTCCAGACCAACCCTGCACGTGCATCGTCTTCAAGATCTACAGTATTTCCCGTAATCAACGTTCTCAAGTCGTCCACCCACATGACTTTCCATCCTAACACCACTAAAAACCCTATCAGCAGTCCCGGGATGATTATTCTCGCCAGCATTCTCTCCCACGTCACTTTCTTTGCTATCCATGTCCGCTTCCTGTGTAGCTCTTCCCTGCTTCTTTCCTCGCCTACGTCCTCGTTCAATATTACGTTGTAACTCAATCGATACAACATGTCGTGCAGGACCACCAAGACCCCCATAGCGACCAATACGCCGCTTCCCAATAGCATTTGCGTTTCGAAAGGCGATTTTGCGCGCCTGCCTTGCATCTCGTGGAGATCGTCGAAGCATTGGACGATAATATGGATGGTGCGGGGAATGGAGAATATTGCTGCGGCCATGATAACGATTTTGAGCAACAGGATTGATACGCTTTTCGTAATGTTTGTAACGTGTCGTATCAGGGTCCGGGATACTGACGCCGATCTGGTCGCATGATGTGCAGGAGCCATGTTGGGAAGGACGAGCATATTGTCGTAATTATGAGGTCGCGGAATCGTGAGGAGTTAAACCGTATCTCAGTACGTCGCTGGAAAGACCCCAGGTGTATGTTGGTTGAAGTCGGTAGTGGGCGCTCGCTTTCGAAAGCGCTCCTTGCTATTGTTTCCTGGCGCCGCTGAGGGCTCTCCCCCTTTTGCTCTTTGCTGGGCCTGATACTGCAGTTTCTTGAGAGTTGGGTTTTGCTCAGGCCCTTGCGGAGCTGAGATATCCGTGCGCGCGTACGTGGTACGAGACGGCACTGTCCTGTGCTCCTCCCCAAGGAACCGCGCACGATTGTCTCCTCGCGACGCAACCAGGAACCGTCAGTCTATCGCTCTGGATTTTCGCGAGTGCCGTGATGTACTGATGAGAGGAGTAGCCGTTGTGTTCTTCCTACCCACCCAGGGTCGTTGCCCCTTGGTCTCGCAGCAGCACAGTTGCACGACCGCCTCAGCCAGCGGCTACAGAGCCGGGGAAAACTCCACGGCTGTCCTATGCCCTCAGACACAGACGGACGTCTCTTGTTCGTGCTGGACTGTAATGTGTGCCTCGGTTCAAAATCTCGTTCGTTATGATGCGCCAAGCCCCACGCTGCAATTGCTCTTCAATCCTTCGAAATTGGCAATCCGCAAGTAAGACCAACGACAGCAACCTCTGCGGTCAGCACAAAGGTGTGAGAACCGTGCGACTTTCCTTCAGGAGTGGGACTGTCTTGCTTTTGTCATTTCGTATCCAGGCACGCCGTTGCTGCGCCCTAGGCATCCAGCCAGCGGTTCAGCCTTCTGCCCCGCGTTGCGCCGACCGCTTATGGGGCTCATAATGCGCCGCAGCGGCGCTACAGCAAGGCGAGGGTGCGCCATTGGTGCGATGCGCGACCGTCTTCTACACAAAAGTATACCAAGACGGGCTGCGAAATTGCACGCTGAAGTCACAGCATTCTAGGCTATTCACGAGGCACGTTCCTTCGATTCTCATACATGACGCGTGCCGAGCACCAAGGGCGAATTGCCCATCTAGGTAGGTACATTTCAGCTGTTTCGTACCCAACAAACAGGTACCGTGAAGTGCCGCTTTCGGGCTCTCAATACTCACTCATGTGGTGTACCTGAACCACGGCAAGTTATCCGCAAGCTCCCGCTCCAGTAACTTCTGCTCCTCAGTCAGTTCCTGCACGCCCATCTCCTGCGCAACCTTATCTCGTCGCGCGTTCTCGAAACGACACCATGTCGACATGAAGAGGGTGAGGAAGAAGGCCACACTAGACACGTCAGGCAAAAATTCAACGGAGCGAGAGACATACTTACGCGACAATGGCGATTAACAGGCAGTGACCCTTGATGAATCGAGGTCCATCGCGGCTGAGATATACATAGGACGCGATGATACCGCCGCAATTGCCGCCCATGACCTGTGTTTGAGTCAACACATGTCTGCGAGTCAGGCGTCGAGTTTCTGTCTTACCTGCATAGCAATTCCTGTCCCTCTCTTCAGACTGCCACCGATGTTTGCGCTGTTCCACGCCATCCCCAGCGGAATCTGTGGGTAGATACCAATCGCAGCAAGAACCGTACCAGCATACTGCACGCTCGGCTTTGCAGTCGCAGCAAGCATCGAAAACCCAGCGATAGCAATAAGCTGAAAGCCAAGGAGGAAGACGCCGCGCTTGCGAACTCGGTCGGCATA
The window above is part of the Ascochyta rabiei chromosome 1, complete sequence genome. Proteins encoded here:
- a CDS encoding Tlg2-vesicle protein — encoded protein: MWFRKKESDIEMSGLQGQKHYQGRPEETEYRPLNWKKIFLSPKYIPWHILGLAILIATVLLTLYHDEVVDTLRPFSEKVRDLGPAGWLIPVVILVVISFPPLFGHEIIALLCGVVYGLWVGFALVAAGTFLGEVGTWFAFKYLFRRKALNLERTNLNYGAMARLTRDGGFFIVLIIRLSAIPAHFSTAVFSTCDVKFWHFIVATLLSLPKQIFLVYLGVLLVQKDNDGMVKTIMFGAVFLITIAMGAWIWVKMAKIKKVLLEEQEQRRVKSMESQVNLVPDVKSAFEMRYDDEPAEFTVQPTQPTKMV